In Candidatus Bathyarchaeum sp., the sequence AATATCATCAACTTCAACACGACCTTTTCCTGCAAATATTAGATATCGTTCATCAATGCCATCCAAATAATGTAATTGTGTTTTAGTTTTCGGTTTTACTCTAGCTAGGGCAATAGATATGCGGTTGTCTTCGGGTTTGTTACAAAGTTCAGAAATAAAA encodes:
- a CDS encoding cupin domain-containing protein — protein: MKSRIVKANSLKESGTPERCFISELCNKPEDNRISIALARVKPKTKTQLHYLDGIDERYLIFAGKGRVEVDDIPPTEVEAGDLVIIPAGKNQLIENIGKTDLLFYC